TGGATTACAAGTAAGTAAGCATTCTGGAAATATTTCAATTGGAAGAAATGGAGGAAATATTAGATACCCTTCTACATTTGCTAATGCAAGTTGGGGTGGAAGTGGAATAGGAACTTATAATGGAACTTTTACTGGGCAGAATTCAGCAAGTAATAATTTTGAAGGAAATATTTCTTTATTAAGAATTTGGAATACTGCAAGAAGTGAAAGTGAAATAAATACTAATAAATCTGAATATATAATATCAAATTTAGTAGATAAGTTAGTTGCTTATCAAGATGGAGATTCAATGATTTATGATTCAAATAATAATGGTGCCATTAATGCAGATACTACAGCAAATGGAAGTGGAACATCTTATACTTGGACGAGTGGAAGTGGAAGTTTTTATACTGCTGCAAATTGGTTAGGAACTACCTTTCCAGATGTAACAAAAACACAAACAGTAATTATTCAGAATGGCACTCCTAGTTTAACAACTGAAGTGAAAATAGGTAGACTTACGGTGAATTCTGGTGCAGAAATGATTGTTCAAAGTGGCGCAACTTTAAATATATTTTATGAATTAACAAACAATGGTACTATTACAGTTGAAGATGGAGGAGCTTTAATTTTTCATAGTTGTAATACTACAATAGCTGGTTCTGGTACATTTAATATTAAAAGGCAAACACCTACATATGCTGGTAATGATTTTTATTCTTATTGGAGTTCTCCATTAATTGAAGCGAATTCTAGCCCAAGTGTAATTTTTCCTGATGCAGAACTTATATATTCTTTTGGAGCAGGAGTTTCTAATGCAGACTGGGTTTATAATGGTGCTTCGAACTTAAAAACAGGACTTGGTTATGCAATTCAGAATGAAGGTTTAGGTGGTCAATTAAGAACCTTTACAGGGAAAATTAATGAAGGTGATGTTGAGGTAGACGTTTTTTATAATACCAATTTAGCAAGTACCGATTCGAACAATGTATGGTCTTTAGCTGGAGATAATTTGGTAGGTAATCCATATGCTTCTGCTATTGATTGGGATTTAATTGCAGCTGATACAGATAATGCAGACATAGATGGTACTGTATATTTTTGGAACCAAAATACTGCTGAAAATGGAGATAATAATGTTTCAGATTACTTGCAATATAATTTAACTGGTGGTACTTCAAATACAGCAACAGGTAAAATTGGGACAGGTCAAGGTTTCTTCGTTAAAACTTCTTCTAATAGTAAGATAACTTTTAAAACAACACATCAAATAGTTGCTAATAATACTCAATTTTTTAGAGGAACAGCATCTAAAGAAACATTAAATAAAGATGGAAGATCATGGTTTACGTTCAATCATGAAGGTAAAACTAATACAATTTTAGTTGGTTTTTTAAAAGGAGCTACCAATAGAATTGATAGATTATTTGATGCAGAATTTGATATTAATGAAAAATCATTAGGCTTTTATTCTTTAGTGAAGGGAATTGACAAAGTTTCTATACAAGGATTACCAGTTTTAAAAAGAGATAAAAAAGTGGTTAAATTAGGTTTTGTTGTTGATAAAGTAGGGAGCTATTCAATCGGAATTCAAGATGAATTAATTGATGAAGATTATTACATTTATTTAAGAGATACAGAAAATAAGATTACTGTAGATTTAAGGCAAAGAAGTTATCCGTTTACTATTGATTCTATTGGAGAAAACAATACAAGATTCAAGGTGATTTATACAAAAAAGAAGAGAAAATCGATATCAGGTAAAACTGAAGGAAAACAATCTTTTACAGTTGAAGAAATTGATTCTAAAGATTTTACAGTATACGTTGATGGAGGAAAAGAATTAATAGTAGCATATGATTTTGATGTAGATAACGTTAAAGAAATTTCTTTATACAATATTCAAGGAAGAAAAGTAGCTGCTTTTTTAGGAGCGCAAACTAAAGATGTTTCTAATTTGTCAACGGGTATTTATATTGTAGCTGCTACATTGAAAGATAACAGTGTATTCAATAAAAAAATAATGATTGCTAATTAAATCAAACACTATTTTTAAATAGTATAAATATATAAAACTAAAAAACTCAGAATTGAATTCAATTCTGAGTTTTTTGCTTTTATAAAAAAATGATTATTTCCTTACACGTTCTGAAGCTTTTTCAACCTTCAGTTTTAATTCTTCTTTGTAAGCTATAATTTTATTTAACACAAGTTCATCCGAAGCTCCAATAATCTGAGCAGCTAAAATACCGGCATTTTTTGCGCCATCTAAAGCTACAGTTGCAACGGGTACACCACCAGGCATTTGTAAAATTGATAAAATAGAATCCCAACCATCAATAGAATTTCTGCTTTTTACAGGAACTCCAATTATTGGCAACGGACTCATAGAAGCTACCATTCCTGGTAAATGCGCTGCACCACCAGCACCAGCAATAATTACTTTTATACCTCTTTTATGTGCATTTTTAGAATAGTCAACTAGCTTTTCTGGAGTTCTGTGAGCGGATACAATATCTACTTCTATTGCAATATTAAAACTCTCTAAAATATCAATTGCTTCTTGCATTATTGGAAGATCAGAATCGCTTCCCATTATTATTCCTACCATAATTTCTATTTTTCATTCCTGTGAAAACAGGAAACTATTTTGTTTTATTTAGAGATTACTCTAATTGTTTCTTTAACTTCTTGTGCTACTTTTCTAGCGATATCAATATCAGGATTTACAATAGTAACATGTCCCATTTTACGAAACGGACGTGTTTCTTTCTTCCCATAAATATGAGGCGTAACTCCATCAATCTTTAAAATGTTTTCTATATTCTGATAAATTACATCACCAGAAAAACCTTCTTCACCAACTAAATTTACCATAATTCCGGCAACTTTACTATCAGTATTTCCTAAAGGAAGGTTTAAGATACTTCTTAAATGTTGTTCAAATTGATTTGTATAACTTGCTTCAATTGAATAATGCCCAGAATTATGTGGTCTTGGAGCAACTTCATTCACTAAGATTTTATCATCTACAGTTTGAAACATTTCTACAGCCAATAAGCCAACAAAATCTAAATCACTCACTACTTTTAAAGCAATTTCTCTTGCTTTTTCAGCAACTTGAGAATTTATTCTTGCAGGACAAATAACATATTCTACTTGGTTAGCTTCTGGATGAAACTCCATTTCTACAACAGGATATGTTTTTACTTCACCTTTAGCATTTCTTGCAACAATAACAGCTAATTCATTTTTAAAAGGAATTAGTTTTTCAGTAATACATTCAACATTTGGTAAGCTTTCTAAATCGTCAGTAGTTCTAACAATTTTAACTCCTGTACCATCATAACCAAAACGAGCCGCTTTCCAAACAAAAGGAAATACAAGTAAATCTTTTTCGTATGCGTCTTTAACTTCAGTTGAATTTACAAAATGAGAAAATTCTGCTGTAGGAATCTGATTTGCTACATAAAATTTTTTCTGTACAGCTTTACTCTGAATAATTCTTAAATCTTTTGGTTTAGGAAATATCGTTAAACCTTCACTTTCAAGTTTATCTAAAGCATCAAGATTTACATTTTCAATTTCAATAGTTAATAAATCTACTGTTTTTCCGAAGTTATAAACGGCATCAAAATCTAATAAATCTCCAATTACAAATGTGTTGCAAATTTCTGCACAAGGTGCGTTTTTATTACTTTCTAAAATAGAAGTGTGTATGTCTAGTTTTTGAGTTTCTGCTAAAAGCATTCTACCTAATTGCCCACCACCAAGAACACCTAGTTTAAAATCTGAAGAAAAATAGTTTTTCACGTTGAATATTGTTGTGTTTGGGCAAAAATAAGCAACTCAATTTAATTATACTATTAATTGCTACTGATTAGAAAATTGTCTTCACTGAGTTTTACAGCATTATATTCTATCGCAGGACAATCAAAACCGTCAGTTTGGGGTGCTCCACCAATTCCAATACCTAAACCATATTCACTTCCATCACAAGAGCATTTTAAAATATTAGGCCTATTTTCGTCATAAACCATAGCTGAAGTACAATCATTATTTGGGCATATTTTGTCGTAGGCGATATATCTATCGAGCCCAACATTAATGATTAGAATTCCTTTTAAACCACCTGAAACTTCGGCAAATCTATTTACGGTTCTTAGAGATGTTATATAGTATTGTTGAGAAAAACTAAATGGGCGAACACAGTTTTCTGGAAGATTATCTTCGACACAGTTAAATAAGGTTAAAAAAGAAAATAAAAGAAGTGTTTTTTTGATCATAAGTATCTTTGTTAACTTAATAACGACTGCAATTTACAAATATTTTGTACATTTGTAAGACAATCTCATTCCTATTAGGTAATGGGATTTTTAAATTTAAACATCATGAGTGAAATATCATATTATTCAGCAGAAGGATTAAGGAAATTGAAAGATGAATTGTTACAGCTAGAACAAGTTGAACGACCAAGAGTAATTACAGAAATTGCAGATGCACGAGATAAAGGTGATTTAAGTGAAAATGCAGAATACCATGCAGCAAAAGAAGAACAATCTCATTTAGAATTTAAAATTGCAAAATTAAAAAATGTAATTTCTAGTGCAAGAATTATAGATGAATCTCAGTTAGATGCTTCTAAAATATTGATTCATTCGATCGTAAAGATTAAGAATGTAGCAAACGGAATGGAGTTTTCTTACACTTTGGTAGCAGACTCTGAAACTGATGTTAGAAATGGAAAATTATCTGTAAACTCACCAATTGGTAAAGGTTTATTAGGTAAAGAAGTTGGCGATATTGCAGAGATTCAGGTTCCTAATGGAATTATGAAATTTGAAATTGTAAATATTTCTAGATAATTTTTTTTGAAGCTATTTCCTGCTTTCCGTTATATCTTTTTTTAAGAAAAATAAAAAAAGGATGTCACTTCAATCAGGGCTAAACTAGTTGATAAACTATTTACGTTTTTCTATAAATTAATAGAATTTTAAAATTATAAATTCGGGTTTTAGCATTGCTAGAACCCGAATTCTTTTTTATATTTACTTCAGAACAAAAACAAACAACCAAAGATTAATACGATGAGCATATTTACAAAAATAATTGACGGAGAGATTCCTTGTTATAAAGTAGCAGAAGATGATAATTTTATTGCTTTTTTAGATATTAATCCAAATGCAAAAGGACATACTTTAGTGGTTCCTAAAAAGGAAGTAAATAAATTGTTCGATTTATCTAAAGAAGAATATTTAAGTTTAATGGATTTCTCTTACAGAGTTGCAAAAGCATTAGAAAAAGCAGTTCCTTGTAATAGAGTTGGACAAAGTGTAATTGGTTTAGAAGTACCTCATGTACATGTTCATTTAATTCCTTTAAATGCAATGGCAGATATTCAGTTTCATCAAAAAGTAAAGCTATCTAATGATGAGTTTGTTGGGTTAGCTAAAAGTATTGCTGATAAATTTGAGTAATAATATTTTGCAGTGAAAGAATTGTTGAAAGATTTTTTTAGAGGTTTTTTTTATGTTTTAGAAGGTTTTCCTATAATTACTGGAATTATATTCTTTTTACTTTCTGTCTATTTAATTAAGACAGCTTTACCAAAAGCTTATAATGTAGATATGGAAAAACGTAGCTTGTATAGTTATTGGAATAATTTGGGAATTGTATTCACATTAACTTTCATTAGCTTAATGATATTGGTTATTCAAGTTTTTAGAGTAGTATCTAGTTTTACTTAAAACAAATAGCTAGCAAACAGGTTTAGCCCTGATTGAAATGGCATCCTTTTTATTACTAAAGGGACGAAGCAATCTGTTTTAATTATGAGATTGCCACAGTTTACAAAAAAGTAAACTTCGCAATGACAAATAAAAAGATATAGTGGAAAGCAGGAAATAGCTTCTTAAAAAACTAAACTTTATCCAACAAAATTTCAAAAGTAGTTCCTTTACCGATTTCCGATTTCTGAACAGATATTTTTCCTTTATGATAATCGGAAACAATACGTCTAGAAAGTGATAAACCTAATCCCCAACCACGTTTTTTGGTTGTGAAACCGGGTTTAAAAATTTGCTTATATAATTTTTTAGGCATTCCTTTTCCGGTATCAGAAACGGTGATTTTTACTTTTTTAGAAGTGTTTTCTATATTCACTTTCAATTCGCCTTTTCCTAACATGGCATCAATAGCGTTTTTGATGAGGTTTTCTATAACCCAACCAAATAACTCTGTATTTAGATTGCTGTAAATTTCATTTTCTTCAGATGTAAACGAAAAAGATATTTGTTTAGAACTTCGAGATTCTAAGTAATCGAAAGCTTGTTTTGTGATGGCAACAATGTTTTCTCTTTTCAATTCGGGTGCAGAACCAATTTTTGAAAAACGATTCGCAATTGTATTTAATCGACTAACGTCCTTTTGTATTTCTTCGACATATTGATCATCTACTTTTTCCATTTTTAAAATAGCAATCCAACCTAATAAAGAAGACAAAGGTGTACCTATTTGATGTGCAGTTTCCTTTGCCATACCTGTCCAAAGTTTATTAGTTTCAGCAACTTTATTAGAGCTGTAAAACATATAAATAACACTTAGAAAAAGGACTAAAATTAAAATTAAAGCAATTGGGTAATACGTTAATCTGTTTAATAAATCTGAATTTCGATAATAAATAAACTGCCTATTTTTTCCTTGATAGCTCACTTCAATAGGCTCGTTTTCTTCCTTCATTATTGCCAATTGCTTCTCTAAATATTTTGGATTTAAAGATTTTTTAGCATCAAGGTTTTGAGAATATTCTATTTCTCCGTTCTCATTTACCAAGATCATTGGAATATTATTGTTATTCTCAAGTATTTTTAAAGGCAAATCTACATTGGCATCTAAATTTGTATTAGTTGCTATTTCTTTTTGAGCAGTGGCAAGAATTTCCATCTTAATTCGTTCTTCGTGTTTAAACTTTTGAAAGAAAGTATAGGTATTCCATAAAATTAAAGAAACAATAACAAACGAAACAACAATGGTAATTCGTTTAAATAAAAGTGTGTTTGAGAAGATTTTCATTAAAACAAATATAAAGGTTTCCACTATATAACTCGTTTAAAGATTTGATAGTATATTTACCTAACTAAAAATTTATGTATGCTTTCTATCGATCCAAAAGAGATTTCTACTAAACAGTTACATGGTTATTTATTAGGTGCTGTTGCACCAAGACCAATTGCTTTTGCAAGTACAATTGATGCAGAAGGAAATCCTAATTTATCACCTTTCAGTTTTTTTAATGTGTTTGGTACTAATCCGCCATTATTAATTTTTTCTCCAGCAAGAAGAGTTAGAGATAATACAACAAAACACACTTTAGATAATGCTTTAGCAACCAAAGAAGTTGTTATAAATGTGGTGAATTATGCAATTGTACAACAAATGTCTTTAAGTAGTACGGAATATCCTGAGGGTGTAAATGAGTTTGAAAAAGCAGGTTTTACAATGTTGCCTTCTGATAAAATAAAACCCTTTAGAGTAGCAGAATCTCCTGTGCAATTTGAATGCAAAGTAAATGAGATTATTGCTACTGGAAGTGAAGGAGGAGCAGGGAATTTAATTATTTGTGAAGTCGTGAAAATTCATGTTTCTGATGACGTTTTAGCGGATGATGGAAGCATAGATCAACATAAGATTGATTTGGTTGCAAGAGCAGGGGGGAACTACTATACAAGAGCAAGAGATGGCTTTTTCGAAATTCAGAAACCAATTGCTACTTTAGGTATTGGTGTTGATGAAATTCCTTTAGAAATTAGGCACAGTATAGTTTTAACAGGTAATAATTTAGGTGTGTTAGGTAATGTAGAACAATTACCTACAAAGGACGATGTTGATAACTTTAGGAAAGAACATCCTGAATTTATTGGACTTGAAACCACAAAAAAACATACATTTGCGCAAGCGTATTTAACAAAGAATGATGTAGAAAGTGCTTGGAAAGTACTTTTATTAAATTAGAAACTATGGAAGTTATTGGTAAAGTAAAATTAATTGGAGACGTTCAGACTTTTGGAGCTAACGGATTTCAAAAAAGAGAATTAGTAGTTACAACAGATGATCAATATCCTCAAATGATAATGATTGAGTTTACACAAGATAAGTGTGATTTATTAAACAACTATTCTGTTGGACAAGATGTAAAAGTAGCTGTCAATTTAAGAGGTAGAGAATGGATTAACCCACAAGGTGAAGCTAAATACTTTAACTCTATTCAAGGATGGAGAATTGAGAATTTATCTCAAGCAGCAGGAGCTGGTAGTAACTTACCTCCAGTAGATCAATTTCAGCCAGCAGCAGATGTTTCTGATGCAGAACCAGACGATTTACCTTTCTAGGAAATAAAATAGATTACTAGAAAGTTAGATTTCTAGATATAAAAAAAAGAGTGTAAACTAAATTTACACTCTTTTTTTATAAAATTTCGTCTTGTTTCTTAAATCTAAAACTACTTCTTTTCTCCCTTTTTAGGCATTGGTCCACGTAAATGAACAACGAGTCCGTTTAAAAAGTTACGTAAAATTTGATCTTGACATTCCACATATTTGTCATGATCTTCACTTCTAAATAAAGCACCTAATTCTGCTTTGCTTACTTTAAAGTCTACCAAAGCGCAAATGTCTACAATATCTGTATCGCGTAATTTATGAGCTACACGTAGTTTTTTTAAAATGTCATTATTTGTTAATCCCATAATGTAAATATAATTATTTTTAATCTGAATTTAATCAACTACTTGAAAAATTGCCCAGGCATAAATTGCAAATCTCGCAAAACGAAACAATCCAAATAAAACAACATTTTTAAAAGGATATTTAATCATACCAGCAGCCATACAAGAAATTGAAAAAGGTACAGGCAATAAGGCGCCAACTAAAATTAAGAAACCTCCCCACTTTTTAGAATTCTTTAGGTGTTTGGCCATTTTTACTTCTAAATAAGTTTTTACAGTATCTATTTTTAATACCATTTTTCCTATAAAATAAGAAAGTAAACCACCACTATAAGATAGGGTTGCAAGTATTGCTAAGTTTAAAATTGGTTCTGATGTTTTTTTAGTCCAAGCTATAAATATTTCTGGCGGAATTAATCCTAAAAGCGTTTCAGAAGAAAAGAAGAAAGAAAAAATACCGAGTTTAGAAAACGTTTCTGTAATAGATTCTAAACCTTCATTAATATTATAAACATAGCTGTTTATTAAAAAAAGACCTACAACAACAGATACTATTGGGATAAAAGCTTTTTTAAGGCTTTCCCAAATAAACATATAAAAGCCAGTTCTAGAGTAGTAGCTATGCATTAATTTAGCTCTCTCCTTTTTAGTCTTTATTCTTTTTCTCTTCGTCATTCTAGACATCCATCCATTCTTAAAATAGTTTGCAAAAATAGGGACTTCTAGCATATAAACACTAAAATTAACGTAGATTAATATAATTTTAAGAAGCTAATAATTAAAATAATATTCATACATTTGGTTAACCAGATTGGTTTACCGAAAAAAACAATGAAAACAAACTTATTTTTCCCAAAAACGAGTAGTAAGTTTAATTTTTCTGAGGTTTAAT
The window above is part of the Polaribacter sp. SA4-12 genome. Proteins encoded here:
- a CDS encoding phosphoribosylaminoimidazole carboxylase; this encodes MIKKTLLLFSFLTLFNCVEDNLPENCVRPFSFSQQYYITSLRTVNRFAEVSGGLKGILIINVGLDRYIAYDKICPNNDCTSAMVYDENRPNILKCSCDGSEYGLGIGIGGAPQTDGFDCPAIEYNAVKLSEDNFLISSN
- a CDS encoding sensor histidine kinase, with amino-acid sequence MKIFSNTLLFKRITIVVSFVIVSLILWNTYTFFQKFKHEERIKMEILATAQKEIATNTNLDANVDLPLKILENNNNIPMILVNENGEIEYSQNLDAKKSLNPKYLEKQLAIMKEENEPIEVSYQGKNRQFIYYRNSDLLNRLTYYPIALILILVLFLSVIYMFYSSNKVAETNKLWTGMAKETAHQIGTPLSSLLGWIAILKMEKVDDQYVEEIQKDVSRLNTIANRFSKIGSAPELKRENIVAITKQAFDYLESRSSKQISFSFTSEENEIYSNLNTELFGWVIENLIKNAIDAMLGKGELKVNIENTSKKVKITVSDTGKGMPKKLYKQIFKPGFTTKKRGWGLGLSLSRRIVSDYHKGKISVQKSEIGKGTTFEILLDKV
- a CDS encoding LamG-like jellyroll fold domain-containing protein is translated as MKNIKNHFSLILLFITHIVMAQIPCSAGFTGNGTNDYITIPNTDAINLQNTRNRTVEFWFKPSDISTRQVLYEEGAQVNVIMFFIEDGRVYVGGYRNDANTAARRRFFRSAIGDIAVDKWTHIAFTIEDTTSPDITFKWFLDGVEQDEQDGLQVSKHSGNISIGRNGGNIRYPSTFANASWGGSGIGTYNGTFTGQNSASNNFEGNISLLRIWNTARSESEINTNKSEYIISNLVDKLVAYQDGDSMIYDSNNNGAINADTTANGSGTSYTWTSGSGSFYTAANWLGTTFPDVTKTQTVIIQNGTPSLTTEVKIGRLTVNSGAEMIVQSGATLNIFYELTNNGTITVEDGGALIFHSCNTTIAGSGTFNIKRQTPTYAGNDFYSYWSSPLIEANSSPSVIFPDAELIYSFGAGVSNADWVYNGASNLKTGLGYAIQNEGLGGQLRTFTGKINEGDVEVDVFYNTNLASTDSNNVWSLAGDNLVGNPYASAIDWDLIAADTDNADIDGTVYFWNQNTAENGDNNVSDYLQYNLTGGTSNTATGKIGTGQGFFVKTSSNSKITFKTTHQIVANNTQFFRGTASKETLNKDGRSWFTFNHEGKTNTILVGFLKGATNRIDRLFDAEFDINEKSLGFYSLVKGIDKVSIQGLPVLKRDKKVVKLGFVVDKVGSYSIGIQDELIDEDYYIYLRDTENKITVDLRQRSYPFTIDSIGENNTRFKVIYTKKKRKSISGKTEGKQSFTVEEIDSKDFTVYVDGGKELIVAYDFDVDNVKEISLYNIQGRKVAAFLGAQTKDVSNLSTGIYIVAATLKDNSVFNKKIMIAN
- the greA gene encoding transcription elongation factor GreA gives rise to the protein MSEISYYSAEGLRKLKDELLQLEQVERPRVITEIADARDKGDLSENAEYHAAKEEQSHLEFKIAKLKNVISSARIIDESQLDASKILIHSIVKIKNVANGMEFSYTLVADSETDVRNGKLSVNSPIGKGLLGKEVGDIAEIQVPNGIMKFEIVNISR
- a CDS encoding DUF3127 domain-containing protein is translated as MEVIGKVKLIGDVQTFGANGFQKRELVVTTDDQYPQMIMIEFTQDKCDLLNNYSVGQDVKVAVNLRGREWINPQGEAKYFNSIQGWRIENLSQAAGAGSNLPPVDQFQPAADVSDAEPDDLPF
- a CDS encoding 5-(carboxyamino)imidazole ribonucleotide synthase, translating into MKNYFSSDFKLGVLGGGQLGRMLLAETQKLDIHTSILESNKNAPCAEICNTFVIGDLLDFDAVYNFGKTVDLLTIEIENVNLDALDKLESEGLTIFPKPKDLRIIQSKAVQKKFYVANQIPTAEFSHFVNSTEVKDAYEKDLLVFPFVWKAARFGYDGTGVKIVRTTDDLESLPNVECITEKLIPFKNELAVIVARNAKGEVKTYPVVEMEFHPEANQVEYVICPARINSQVAEKAREIALKVVSDLDFVGLLAVEMFQTVDDKILVNEVAPRPHNSGHYSIEASYTNQFEQHLRSILNLPLGNTDSKVAGIMVNLVGEEGFSGDVIYQNIENILKIDGVTPHIYGKKETRPFRKMGHVTIVNPDIDIARKVAQEVKETIRVISK
- a CDS encoding HIT family protein, producing MSIFTKIIDGEIPCYKVAEDDNFIAFLDINPNAKGHTLVVPKKEVNKLFDLSKEEYLSLMDFSYRVAKALEKAVPCNRVGQSVIGLEVPHVHVHLIPLNAMADIQFHQKVKLSNDEFVGLAKSIADKFE
- a CDS encoding flavin reductase family protein, producing MLSIDPKEISTKQLHGYLLGAVAPRPIAFASTIDAEGNPNLSPFSFFNVFGTNPPLLIFSPARRVRDNTTKHTLDNALATKEVVINVVNYAIVQQMSLSSTEYPEGVNEFEKAGFTMLPSDKIKPFRVAESPVQFECKVNEIIATGSEGGAGNLIICEVVKIHVSDDVLADDGSIDQHKIDLVARAGGNYYTRARDGFFEIQKPIATLGIGVDEIPLEIRHSIVLTGNNLGVLGNVEQLPTKDDVDNFRKEHPEFIGLETTKKHTFAQAYLTKNDVESAWKVLLLN
- a CDS encoding YqaA family protein produces the protein MTKRKRIKTKKERAKLMHSYYSRTGFYMFIWESLKKAFIPIVSVVVGLFLINSYVYNINEGLESITETFSKLGIFSFFFSSETLLGLIPPEIFIAWTKKTSEPILNLAILATLSYSGGLLSYFIGKMVLKIDTVKTYLEVKMAKHLKNSKKWGGFLILVGALLPVPFSISCMAAGMIKYPFKNVVLFGLFRFARFAIYAWAIFQVVD
- the purE gene encoding 5-(carboxyamino)imidazole ribonucleotide mutase: MVGIIMGSDSDLPIMQEAIDILESFNIAIEVDIVSAHRTPEKLVDYSKNAHKRGIKVIIAGAGGAAHLPGMVASMSPLPIIGVPVKSRNSIDGWDSILSILQMPGGVPVATVALDGAKNAGILAAQIIGASDELVLNKIIAYKEELKLKVEKASERVRK
- a CDS encoding DUF1456 family protein, translating into MGLTNNDILKKLRVAHKLRDTDIVDICALVDFKVSKAELGALFRSEDHDKYVECQDQILRNFLNGLVVHLRGPMPKKGEKK